The genomic segment ATCTCACGTTTACAGTGCTATGTGATGGAAAAGTTTTATTGCTTACCAATTCTAAAGCAGGTGACGTTCTCACTGCCAAAGATGGCATTTCCTTACCGCTTTACTTAAGTTTGGTGGAAGGAAAATGGTTTCTTTCCAGATAAACACTCCCCAAAAAAAGCTTCCCTGAAAAATTAAATGATTTTGCAATTCGGGAAGCTGTTTTTTCAATGACCTTGATTCCCAATCAGTTTTTACTCTTTTAGAGGTTAGTTATAAATGAAATTTCGATTCCCCATTTTTATCATAGATGAAGATTTCCGCTCGGAAAACACAAGCGGACTTGGGATTCGTGCTCTCGCAAAGAGTATTGAAGACGAGGGAATGGAGGTCTTAGGTGTCACAAGTTACGGAGACCTCAGCTCATTTGCTCAACAGCAAAGCCGTGCATCTGCTTTCATTTTATCAATTGATGATGAGGAATTTTCTAGTCCGAGTGATGCCATATCTGCATTGGAGAACCTCCGTGCATTTGTGGAGGAGATTCGCTTCCGCAACAACAACATTCCGCTCTTTCTGTATGGAGAGACAAGAACTGTCCGCCACATTCCTAACGATATTTTGAAAGAACTGCATGGCTTCATTCACATGTTTGAAGACACCCCTGAATTTGTGGCACGGCATATCATTCGTGAAGCCAAGACCTATTTAAAAGGTTTGATGCCTCCTTTTTTTAAAGCACTTACTGATTATGCACAAGATGGATCCTACTCTTGGCACTGCCCGGGTCACTCTGGCGGGGTGGCCTTCTTAAAAAGCCCTGTAGGGCATATGTTCCACCAATTCTTCGGAGAAAACATGTTACGCGCAGATGTATGCAACTCCGTAGACGAGTTGGGACAACTTTTGGACCACAATGGTCCAGTGGTTGCGAGTGAACACAATGCCGCTCGTATCTTCCATGCAGACCATCTCTTCTTTGTTACAAATGGAACTTCTACTTCAAATAAGATGGTATGGCATGCTACAGTTGCCCCAGGAGATATTGTACTTGTGGATCGCAATTGCCATAAGTCTATCCTACACGCAATTACCATGACAGGGGCTATCCCCGTTTTTCTTATGCCGACTCGAAACCACTATGGTATCATCGGTCCGATACCTCTCTCCGAGTTCCAACCGGATGAAATTAGACGTAAAATTGCCTCCAACCCTATCGCCAAACAAGCCTTTGATGAAAACCCAAACCAAAAAATTAGAATTTTGACCATTACCCAGTCTACATATGATGGGGTTCTTTACAATGTTGATATGATCAAAGAGGTACTGGGGGATTCCATAGATACGCTGCATTTCGATGAAGCCTGGTTGCCTCATGCTAGTTTCCATTCATTTTACAAACACATGCATGCCATAGGTCCTGATAGACCAAAATCAGAAAATTCGCTAGTCTTCTCGACCCAGTCCACCCACAAATTGTTAGCTGGACTATCCCAAGCATCGCAAATCCTTGTCCAAGATTCAAATACAAGGAAGTTGGACCGCCATAGATTCAATGAAGCATACCATATGCATTCTTCCACTAGCCCTCAGTATGCGATCATCGCTTCTTGTGATGTGGCCGCAAGTATGATGGAGCCACCAGGAGGAACAGCACTCGTTGAAGAGTCTATTGCAGAGGCATTAGACTTTAGAAGAGCGATGCGAAAAGTAGACGAAGAGTTTGGGGATTCCTGGTGGTTTAAGGTATGGGGTCCGGACTATCTAGTCGAAGAAGGGA from the Leptospira ryugenii genome contains:
- a CDS encoding arginine/lysine/ornithine decarboxylase, whose amino-acid sequence is MKFRFPIFIIDEDFRSENTSGLGIRALAKSIEDEGMEVLGVTSYGDLSSFAQQQSRASAFILSIDDEEFSSPSDAISALENLRAFVEEIRFRNNNIPLFLYGETRTVRHIPNDILKELHGFIHMFEDTPEFVARHIIREAKTYLKGLMPPFFKALTDYAQDGSYSWHCPGHSGGVAFLKSPVGHMFHQFFGENMLRADVCNSVDELGQLLDHNGPVVASEHNAARIFHADHLFFVTNGTSTSNKMVWHATVAPGDIVLVDRNCHKSILHAITMTGAIPVFLMPTRNHYGIIGPIPLSEFQPDEIRRKIASNPIAKQAFDENPNQKIRILTITQSTYDGVLYNVDMIKEVLGDSIDTLHFDEAWLPHASFHSFYKHMHAIGPDRPKSENSLVFSTQSTHKLLAGLSQASQILVQDSNTRKLDRHRFNEAYHMHSSTSPQYAIIASCDVAASMMEPPGGTALVEESIAEALDFRRAMRKVDEEFGDSWWFKVWGPDYLVEEGIGDREDWMIRAEDGWHGFGALAAGFNMLDPIKATIITPGLDMNGNFDEVGIPAIIVTKYLSEHGIIVEKTGLYSFFIMFTIGITKGRWNTLVTELQQLKDDYDSNKALWRVMPKFVAKFPKYERMGLRELSDQIHAVYKANDIARVTTEMYLSDMVPAMPPAEAYAKMAHRQIERVSIDHLTGRITSILLTPYPPGIPLLIPGECFNETIVGYLKFARDFNSKFPGFETDIHGLIQEEDENGKLQYYVDCVVEN